ATCGGCAAGGAAACCCGTGACCAGTTGCAAGCCCAGGAAGGTCGTCTGCCGGACAGCCTGGTGGCGTGCATCGGCGGTGGCTCCAACGCCATGGGCCTGTTCCACCCGTTCCTCGATGACAAAAGCGTTGAAATCATCGGCGTTGAAGCGGCCGGCCACGGCATCGAGACCGGCAAACACGCCGCCAGCCTCAACGGTGGCGTACCCGGCGTACTGCATGGCAACCGTACCTTCCTGCTGCAGGACGACGATGGCCAGATCATCGACGCCCACTCGATTTCCGCCGGCCTGGACTACCCCGGCATCGGCCCGGAACACGCCTGGTTGCATGACATCGGCCGCGTCCAGTACACCTCGGTGACCGACGACGAAGCCCTCGACGCGTTCCACAAATGCTGCCGCCTGGAAGGGATTATTCCTGCACTGGAAAGCGCCCACGCCCTCGCCGAAGTGTTCAAACGCGCACCAACCCTGCCGAAAGATCACCTGATGGTGGTTAACCTTTCCGGCCGTGGCGACAAAGACATGCAGACCGTCATGCACCACATGGAAACCTCTCAGCAGGAGAAACACTAATGAGCCGCCTGCAAACCCGCTTCGACCAACTCAAAGAACAAAACCGCGCCGCCCTGGTGACCTTCGTCACTGCTGGCGACCCGGGCTATGACACCTCGCTGGCGATCCTTAAAGGCTTGCCTGCCGCTGGCGCCGACGTGATCGAGTTGGGCATGCCCTTCACCGATCCGATGGCCGACGGCCCGGCAATCCAACTGGCCAACATTCGCGCGTTGGAAGCCAAGCAAAACCTGCTGAAAACCCTGCAAATGGTTCGTGAGTTCCGCAAGGACAACCACGACACACCGCTGGTGCTAATGGGCTACTTCAACCCGATCCATAAATATGGCGTGCCGAAGTTCATCGCCGACGCCAAGCAAGCCGGTGTCGACGGCCTGATCGTGGTCGACATGCCGCCTGAGCATAACGGCGAGCTGTGCGACCCGGCCCAGGCCGCCGGCATCGATTTTATCCGCCTGACCACGCCGACCACCGACGATGCGCGTCTGCCGACTGTGCTCAACGGCAGTTCCGGCTTTGTGTACTACGTGTCGGTCGCCGGTGTAACCGGTGCCGGTGCCGCTACCCTGGAACACGTCGAAGAAGCCGTGGCACGCCTGCGTCGCCATACCGACCTGCCGATCAGCATCGGTTTTGGTATCCGCACTCCGGAACAAGCGGCCGCCATCGCACGCCTGGCAGACGGCGTGGTGGTGGGTTCGGCACTGATCGATCACATCGCCAATGCGAAAAATGATCAGCAAGCCATTGATGGCGTACTGGGCCTTTGCGCAGCGTTGTCGGAAGGTGTCCGCGGCGCCCGTAAGTAAACGCCGTGTAGCGGTAGGTAAAGTTCCTGATACAGAGGAATCATCCTGCCGATTCAGTACCTAAACTGACAAGACCAAGGGATTTCGAACCTCGTTCGAAATCCCTTTTGTTGTTTGTGCAGTTGAGGAACTCCCCGATGAAAATGCCTAAAACCGTGATTGCCAGTATTGGCGTGCTGGTCCTGGGCGCCAGCGCCCTGGTGCAAGCTGCCCCTTATGATCAGGGCGGCCCTGACCGTGGTGGCCCGCAAGGCCAGCACGAGCAGCAGCGGGGCGACGACCATCGAGGCCCGCAGGACAATCGCCGTGGTGGCCCGCCCCAGGACTTTGGTCCGGTGCGGCAGATCATCCATGACAACCACGGCCAGTTCTCCCGAGGCGCACCGCCACCGCCGAATGTGCGCCTGGTGCGTGGCCAGCCGTTGCCACACGGCTACTATGGCGAGCGCCTGGATAACCGCGCCCTGTCGCGCCTGCCGCAATACCCAGGTTACGAATGGCGCCGCTCCGGGCCGGACGTGGTGTTGATCGCCGTGGGCACGGGCATCGTCTACGAGATCCTCGACGGCGTGCTCAACTGACCTGTAGTGAGCGGGCTCGCCCCCCAGCGCGGGGCGAGCCCGCTCACTACAAGTGTTTATTTCAGTTCGATGCGTTCGACTTTGCCTACCAACAACACGTAGGAAAGCGCCCCAAGCAGCGCCAGCACCGCGATGTAGGTAATCGCTGGCGCAAACGAATCACCGCTAGCCAGAAAGCCAATCACGATCGGTGTGGCG
The Pseudomonas poae DNA segment above includes these coding regions:
- a CDS encoding tryptophan synthase subunit alpha; the protein is MSRLQTRFDQLKEQNRAALVTFVTAGDPGYDTSLAILKGLPAAGADVIELGMPFTDPMADGPAIQLANIRALEAKQNLLKTLQMVREFRKDNHDTPLVLMGYFNPIHKYGVPKFIADAKQAGVDGLIVVDMPPEHNGELCDPAQAAGIDFIRLTTPTTDDARLPTVLNGSSGFVYYVSVAGVTGAGAATLEHVEEAVARLRRHTDLPISIGFGIRTPEQAAAIARLADGVVVGSALIDHIANAKNDQQAIDGVLGLCAALSEGVRGARK